Within the Erpetoichthys calabaricus chromosome 1, fErpCal1.3, whole genome shotgun sequence genome, the region AATTCTAAATATCTTCTTTTAGGAAAGTATATGGGGGGGTTGGTGATAAAAAGTGTAAGAAATATGGCAACTATGCAAGAAATATTTCTGatattcaatatacagtacaaatggaTACTTTCTAGAAAAACCATCAAATCTTAGTTGAAAGATCTCCATTTGACTCTATGAATGGTCAATTTCTGACATCTGCTCCCAGCAATGATCTGCATGTTATGTACATGAATAATTAATCATTGCACAAGTATCATGAGTTCAGTTTATAATGTAGCCCATTAATGTAAAGCACACCCGATATTAAAAACGTTAAGATGTCAGGATTATTAGAAGTGTTAACTTCAATTATCAAATAAACTTCTACACAACCTGGATAATATAACCTACAAACCTGTATTGTAAATAGTCGTTTATGACGATTATGGATTATCTTTTGAGACAACAACATGGTAAAGCAGAACTTTAATTGCCatgcattgtttatttaaatgatagATTTTTTCTTAAAACTCATAAGAATTTGTTTTATAAGTTCTTTCATATGTCATCTAGAAGTGAGTTCTCTAGTTTTCAGTTTCTGTTATGAATCTCTTGGTAGATGTTGAAGGTTGGCTTCTATCACAGTGGAACTTCTTGAATGGGCTCTTTTCTATAGCACATTCTGGAGGGCTTGGCTAGCCATATTTACCAAATCTAAATGTCACAAATGTATACACTTAAGAGAAATGCTGAGGGACACAGCAATCAAGAGATAAGAATTAACCTGGCAACCTCATGGTTTACAATCCAATATTGTAGTCATTATGCTATCCCACTTGTAATAACTATGTGCCTGTATTTATTGTATAAGCAgaaatgtctatatatataattcactaagtccatggcaagcaagacagagccaagacgcacgcaagacagagccacgcccgccaactcacagaggcccacccaccaacaattcactaagcagccgaccatggcacgcaagacagagaccatgggatacgcatgacagagccacgcctgccaactcacagagccccgcccaccaactctaagaccatgggatatgcacggcAGAGCCCCGCcctccaactctaaccctcctcccgagtccaccctcgctcttgaggcacacagcacctcaccaaacaccgcctcagtcactttcgtctctgctacagtccacatgcacctctgagccacgttcactttacattgttcttttcggttttatttctgatctcattcaacaactatgtggcgacatcgacttctcaactgtgattctggaacaactcagtacgcaagctatgttaagcgtcaccaacgaagactcgctacaccttaatgaacaggtactgaaacttatccctaccgacgaagtaactttcaccagcgttgactccattgtcacagacgatcccgcacatcaactttcattcccagAAGAATTTCTTAGTAGTCTTACTCCCACTcacatgcctccgcataaactcaagcttaaaattggttcagtcgtcatgcttctcagaaacctcatgccagcaagaagtctctgtaaaggcactagactgactgttaccagcattcaccgcaatgtactggagtgtaaaacaattgcagctgctacctcacaaactgtccatattccccggatttcactgaccccatcagatttaaatttgccttttacttttacacgcagacaatttcctgttagattggcctttgcaatgacaattaataaggtgcagggacaaactttcataaagatatgcctgtatctgccaaaaccagttttcagtcacggacaattgtatgttgctctctccagagttccatcttttcattcactctcaGTCGTACCCTCatacccaccccatttggacaactgtgtctttcaggaagtgttcacccatcaataaataattatgcggcgtatgctacgccgtgggttggctagtatataatatttGATCTGTTATGTTGATTTAGACAAAGTTTCTTGCTGCAcctgtttgttttactttgttgtttacatgttttgtttgtttctttatatgACTTATTTCAGGATGCAGTTGTGCCTTTTAGAAGCCTCTCCTATCCTCGACTTCAAAAAAATATGTAGGGCATAAGTGTTTTTCTCTTCTCTAAAATTTGTGTATGTTTCAGGGGAAAAGATGACTCCACCATGGCATCCACTCAAAGAAATTTCAGTGCCAGACAGCCAATGGAAGTGCTACACTTGCTCACAGCTGTTTGTGTGTGGCTTGTGACAGGGACAACAATTTCCAGTCTGAACAAATGGATATTTACTGTACACAACTTCAGGTATCCACTCTTGCTGTCTGCCTTACATATGCTTACAGCCATTGTGATCGATTATGGATTGATCAAGCTGAGGTCAGAGAAGCACAAAGGAATGGAATACAATCTTACCACCAATGCCAAGTTCAAGGTCTTTCTTTTAAGTCTAACATTTTGTGCCAGCATTGCATTTGGAAACATAGGTTTGAATTACGTGCAGCTCTCTTTTGCACAAATGATCTATACAACAACGCCATTGTTCACCTTATCAATTTCTGCCCTTATCTTGAGAAAACAACATCACATATTGAAATACACTGCCATGATGCCAATCTGCCTGGGAGCCTCTTTTAGTATCTTGGGAGAGGTACAATTTGACCAGACAGgctgtttctgtttatttgctgCTACACTGCTAAGAGGAGTCAAGTCTATTCAGCAAAGTAAGTCATGTTTTAATAATTATGAATAGCTTTGCTCTCtagtttttttttagtattaattgtgatatttgttaataatgtgaAGTAAATttgtgcatattgtaatgtttaccCGAGCACCTTTAGGCACAATGAAAGAGTCAACCATGAATATTTTGCTAGTCCATCGTActgtacattcacacacacacacacacacacacacacacatacacatactcacATACACTGTGCTAATCATATGTCATCATTTAAAGTAAAATGGgggatgtgggaaaaaaacatCCAGGCAACAGGAAAAAACGCAAACAGAAGTGTTCAGACTACAATTCGAAAACAGTCTCTGTGATCTGTGAGGGTAGCAGCAGTACTGATATCTGCTCCACTGTACCATCCCTGTTTGCAAAGTGAGAAAGCTAATTTGCATTTCCAGCTACATGCAAACAAATTTGTATCCTGTCTCCCACTCTGTTGCCTATCTAACAAACAAAGATACAAGTGGGGACAAAGACAGGTGTTGTAAGCAGCAGCAACAAGGAAGTAATAAGTGAAGCTCAACAAATAATAGGTTTTCCTGAAGCTTTGACTAGTAATGTGCCAATACCTACAGAAAGCCTTAAATCAGGACATATTAATAATTTGGTAATTTTGTAAAGAATTAGACAGAAAACATCTAACATGCTGAAAAGCAAATCATTTCTTGGACTGAACAAAAATTATGTATATGAATAGTAGTTACATTATCAGTTATATAGTCTACTATTACAAGAACTGGTGGGAAAGaacaatatatgaaaaaacagATTATACTGTGTATGGAAATCAGAAGCTATTTTTCTTCAATTACCTTATAGGTAAACAAATCCCACAGTGTTGTGTTAACAATCACCCAAAATGGTTTTACACAACAAACTCattaatatgttaaaatattatggttaacatttttaacacagggcggcatggtggcacagtaaggagaccagagttcgcTACCctgatcctccctgcgtggagtttgcatgttctccccgtgtctgcgtgggttccctccgggtgctccggtttcctcccacagtccagagacatgcaggttaggtggattggtgatcctaaattgtccctagtgtgtatgtgtgtgtgtgtgtgtgtgtgtgtgtgtcctgtggtgggttggcgccctgcccgggattggttcctgccatgcaccctgtgttgactgggattggctccagcagacccctgtgaccctgtgtttggattcagcaggttggaaaatggatggatggattttttacaCAACATTAACATTCCCTGACCCAAATAGTCAATGCTGGGGCCACAGCAGGCCAGATCTCATCTTtggcagccctggacagggtgctaatCCAATATTATGCCTACTTATCCACACTTGTACACTCACAGTAAACGGGAGAACTTGCAAATGACACAGTACAGGACTCCATCCCAGGGTGCAGAATCAATGAGGAAACAGAGGTAACCACAGTGCAATCATGTTGCCCTATAACATTTTTTGCAGTAGCATATGTatcttacagtggtgtgaaaaactatttgcccccttcctgatttcttattcttttgcatgtttgtcacacaaaatgtttctgatcatcaaacacatttaaccattagtcaaatataatacaagtaaacacaaaatgcagtttgtaaatggtggtttttattatttagggagaaaaaaaaatccaaacctacatggccctgtgtgaaaaagtaattgccccctgaacctaataactggttgggccacccttagcagcaataactgcaatcaagcgtttgcgataacttgcaatgagtcttttacagcgctctggaggaattttggcccactcatctttgcaaaattgttgtaattcagctttatttgagggttttctagcatgaaccgcctttttaaggtcatgccatagcatctcaattggattcaggtcaggactttgactaggccactccaaagtcttcattttgtttttcttcagccattcagaggtggatttgctggtgtgttttgggtcattgtcctgttgcagcacccaagatcgcttcagcttgagttgacgaatagatggccggacattctccttcaggattttttggtagacagtagaattcatggttccatctatcacagcaagccttccaggtcctgaagcagcaaaacaaccccagaccatcacactaccaccaccatattttactgttggtatgatgttctttttctgaaatgctgtgttccttttacgcgagatgtaacgggacatttgccttccaaaaagttcaacttttgactcatcagtccacaaggtattttcccaaaagtcttggcaatcattgagatgtttcttagcaaaattaagatgagccctaatgttctttttgcttaacagtggtttgcgtcttggaaatctgccatgcaggccgtttttgcccagtctctttcttatggtggagtcgtgaacactgaccttaattgaggcaagtgaggcctgcagttctttagacgttgtcctggggtcttttgtgacctctcggatgagtcgtctctgcgctcttggggtaattttggtcggccggccactcctgggaaggttcaccactgttccatgtttttgccatttgtggataatggctctcactgtggttcgctggagtcccaaagctttaaaaatggctttataacctttaccagactgatagatctcaattacttctgttctcatttgttcctgaatttctttggatcttggcatgatgtctagcttttgaggtgcttttggtctacttctctgtgtcaggcagctcctatttaagtgatttcttgattgaaacaggtgtggcagtaatcaggcctggggggtggctacggaaattgaactcaggtgtgatacaccacagttaggttattttttaacaaggggggcaattactttttcacacagggccatgtaggtttggattttttttctccctaaataataaaaaccatcatttaaaaactgcattttgtgtttacttgtgttatatttgactaatggttaaatgtgtttgatgatcagaaacattttgtgtgacaaacatgcaaaagaataagaaatcaggaagggggcaaatagtttttcacaccactgtatatatcattATTAGTAAGGTTTTGGAAACGGTATAACATAAGAGGCTAATTAGGGTAATTTGAATATGGGTGTAGAACTGGCTTAAACCCAGAAAATAATTATTCTGCTACATTATTTATTATGGTCaatgaaaaattgtttttaatatatttgccgGCAGGTCCTGAGCTCAAAAATGGCCAGATTTCCCTCTTTGCGGAATTTAATGTTTACATGATGTCTATGTGGATTTTTCATCCCACATTTGGACTTTTGTGCCAACAGTAAACTTGGTAAATCTGTGAGTGAATGCACTCAGTGATGCACTGGCAAGCCTAATGCTTTGAGGATACACTCTTGGTCCCTGTGACTCAGAACTGGATTTTTCTAATGGGCTCATATGTTTTGGTAATGCAATTACCATATTCATATATTACTAGCAGGGGTACCTGATGCTACCCAAAGTGAAATTAAGTGCAGGCGCAATCACTAAATAAATTCCCCAGTAAGAAAAAGTTTTGCCCCAGACAAAAATTGCACTGACTAAGCCCACTATGGGAATTAACTTTATATACCTGTGACAAGTCCCAAACATGCCACCTAAGGGCAATTCCCTTTCCTGCAGAAATggggaatctgtgcaaaatttggttcaAAGAGTGGATTTGCATACTGGACAAAAGCACATCCAGCTTTATACATTAGCTTATAAAATGTCATTGCCCATATCCTGTTACCTCAGCCACACCATCTGTTATTACTGTGGCTGAGGAAGGACCTAACTCAGCCAGCATCATTTGccatatatgaaaaaaaattctacctagccttttttgtatttatcatatacagtatttaaaactgaaaataacaacagaaaaaatatgataTTTCACATACAGTCCCTAATCATACAGCAGAGAGCCTCTGTACATACTTTTTTAAGCAAGTGTACTAAATTCAGGAGAATTTAATTCAGCTTTTATTTGTATAGAACTATTTAGTACAGACGCAGAGTGTTGAAATAGGTTTACgagtaaaatacaattaaaaatattttaaattacatacaCACGTGTACAAATTGAgatattaaaataaagcaaattcactTTGATTAGTATTAAaggatcctaacaatatactgtatatttattaatgCTATATGGCCAGTTGGCAATGGAagcaagaacaaaacaaaaagtgcagataTCAGTAGCCCTGGAGAGATTAACCTCTGTTGCATCCATGATCAGTTATGATGCAAAATCGCAGACAAAGTCACATCAAGTCACATTTATGAAGTCCTAGGACAACTAGCCGTCTACTTTCTCCTGAGTATTCTAAAGTATAAGTTTAAACCAGTTTAAAGACATTAGTTTCATGATTGTATATTCCAGTGGTAATAATGTGGATGACGGATTTTGAAGTATTATTGTTTTCTTACTGTGGCacataaataactttttttcacTCTGTTTTAGTGACACTTAAATGTACACTACTTTGGTGTAGTGTGGGGTGGGGTAGGGGCTTTGGGATAAAAACAGTAAGTTAAGATTTGAAAGTCATCAAAATGCTACAGGTTTCTATTCAGAATGGTATTCTATGTTATCTGTTGTTCTTTATGTGAAGAaatcaaaatttacccttaacctgTTCCAAGCTAATTCTCATGTGTTTAAGCCTAAAATCTTACTTAGATAAACAGACATTCTCAGACTTGGCTAATCCTAGTCATAGAGCCAGAGctgatcctggcagcactgaccGCAAAGCAGGAAAGAACCCCACAGagggtgctagtccattgcaATGACCCCTTACACCCTTAATTTAGAACTGCTGGTTAaccttaaacacacacacacgcatgcccCTTTGAGAAGGTGGAAGGAAAAACTAACCAGATatggagaaacaaaaaacagatacAGGTTTCAAATACAGGATGTTGGATCTGTGTAGCAACAGGACTAACTAGCACATCACCACTCCTTTGTCACTCTTCATTTTAATGTagcttttcataattttgaaaacatCAAGTTAGCCGCCTCTTAAATCtccatttacttaaactgaaaagattcagctCCTTCAGCCTTTCTTCTAGCCTTATATTCCAAAGTCCTGAAAGTTCTCGAAAGTgcattttacagtatatcttCAGAATATTCTCATCCTATCTAACCAAGCATCCtgtttgttagccttcttaatcatTTCTGTACATTGTCTGGATGTAAACAGTGACAAGTCCAGTATGACTCCTACATCCACAGTGTACCATCAAATTTCAGACTtccaccatttatttatttttttgccagtcCAGTTTTGCCCCCATCCATCTGTA harbors:
- the slc35e4 gene encoding solute carrier family 35 member E4 isoform X2 — protein: MSIQGKDDSTMASTQRNFSARQPMEVLHLLTAVCVWLVTGTTISSLNKWIFTVHNFRYPLLLSALHMLTAIVIDYGLIKLRSEKHKGMEYNLTTNAKFKVFLLSLTFCASIAFGNIGLNYVQLSFAQMIYTTTPLFTLSISALILRKQHHILKYTAMMPICLGASFSILGEVQFDQTGCFCLFAATLLRGVKSIQQSILLQEEKINSVLLLYLMAIPSFCILFTAALVLENWASLEVPVKYDSQLWMFILLSCLGSVLYNLASFCVITLTSAVTLHILGNLNVVGNLLLSQILFESEISSLSCAGVILTLFGMFMYQNTDFIAQYLESRKNKNL